One genomic segment of Odocoileus virginianus isolate 20LAN1187 ecotype Illinois chromosome 33, Ovbor_1.2, whole genome shotgun sequence includes these proteins:
- the ASL gene encoding argininosuccinate lyase isoform X4 → MEKFNSSITYDRHLWEADVQGSKAYSRGLEKAGLLTKAEMDQILHGLDKVAEEWAQGTFKLNPNDEDIHTANERRLKELIGETAGKLHTGRSRNDQVVTDLRLWMRQNCSTLSALLCELIRTMVDRAEAERDVLFPGYTHLQRAQPIRWSHWILSHAVALTRDSERLLEVRKRINVLPLGSGAIAGNPLGVDRELLRAELDFEAITLNSMDATSERDFVAEFLFWASLCMTHLSRMAEDLILYGTKEFSFVQLSDAYSPNISVSSTGSSLMPQKKNPDSLELIRSKAGRVFGRCAGLLMTLKGLPSTYNKDLQEDKEAVFEVSDTMSAVLQVATGVISTLQIHRENMGRALSPDMLATDLAYYLVRKGMPFRQAHEASGKAVFMAETKGVALNQLSLQELQTISPLFSGDVNHVWDYGHSVEQYEALGGTARSSVDWQIGQLRALLRAQQA, encoded by the exons ATGGAGAAGTTCAACTCATCCATCACGTATGACCGGCACCTCTGGGAGGCAGACGTGCAAGGCAGCAAAGCCTACAGCCGGGGCCTGGAGAAGGCGGGGCTCCTCACCAAAGCTGAGATGGACCAGATACTCCATGGCCTGGACAAG GTAGCTGAGGAATGGGCTCAGGGCACCTTCAAACTAAACCCCAATGATGAGGACATCCATACGGCCAATGAGCGACGTCTGAAG gagCTCATTGGTGAAACCGCGGGGAAGCTGCACACGGGACGAAGTCGGAATGACCAG GTGGTCACTGACCTCAGGCTGTGGATGCGGCAGAATTGTTCCACGCTCTCAGCCCTCCTCTGCGAACTCATCAGAACCATGGTGGATCGGGCAGAGGC GGAACGTGATGTCCTCTTCCCAGGGTACACACACCTGCAAAGAGCTCAGCCCATCCGCTGGAGCCACTGGATCCTGAG CCATGCCGTGGCTCTGACCAGAGACTCTGAAAGGCTGCTGGAGGTGCGGAAGCGGATCAATGTCCTGCCCCTGGGGAG CGGGGCGATTGCAGGCAACCCCCTGGGTGTGGACCGGGAGCTGCTCCGAGCAG AACTGGACTTTGAGGCCATCACTCTCAACAGCATGGATGCCACCAGTGAGCGAGACTTTGTGG CCGAGTTCCTGTTCTGGGCTTCACTGTGCATGACCCACCTCAGCAGGATGGCTGAGGATCTCATCCTCTATGGCACCAAGGAATTCAGCTTCGTGCAGCTCTCAGATGCCTACAG CCCCAACATCTCTGTCTCCAGCACTGGAAGCAGCCTGATGCCCCAGAAGAAAAACCCAGATAGCCTGGAGCTGATCCGGAGCAAGGCGGGGCGAGTGTTTGGGCGG tGTGCTGGGCTCCTGATGACACTCAAGGGACTTCCGAGCACCTACAACAAGGACTTACAG GAGGACAAGGAAGCCGTGTTTGAAGTGTCCGACACCATGAGTGCCGTCCTCCAAGTGGCCACTGGCGTCATCTCTACCTTGCAG ATTCACCGTGAGAACATGGGACGGGCTCTGAGTCCTGACATGCTGGCCACTGACCTCGCCTACTACCTGGTCCGCAAAGGG ATGCCATTCCGCCAGGCCCACGAGGCCTCCGGGAAAGCCGTGTTCATGGCCGAGACCAAGGGGGTCGCCCTCAATCAGCTGTCACTGCAGGAGCTGCAGACCATCAG CCCTCTGTTCTCGGGAGACGTGAACCACGTGTGGGACTACGGACACAGCGTGGAGCAGTACGAGGCCCTGGGGGGCACCGCGCGCTCCAGTGTCGACTGGCAGATCGGCCAACTGCGAGCTCTCCTCCGGGCACAACAGGCCTAA
- the ASL gene encoding argininosuccinate lyase isoform X2 has product MSGKLWGGRFVGSVDPIMEKFNSSITYDRHLWEADVQGSKAYSRGLEKAGLLTKAEMDQILHGLDKVAEEWAQGTFKLNPNDEDIHTANERRLKELIGETAGKLHTGRSRNDQVVTDLRLWMRQNCSTLSALLCELIRTMVDRAEAERDVLFPGYTHLQRAQPIRWSHWILSHAVALTRDSERLLEVRKRINVLPLGSGAIAGNPLGVDRELLRAELDFEAITLNSMDATSERDFVAEFLFWASLCMTHLSRMAEDLILYGTKEFSFVQLSDAYSPNISVSSTGSSLMPQKKNPDSLELIRSKAGRVFGRCAGLLMTLKGLPSTYNKDLQEDKEAVFEVSDTMSAVLQVATGVISTLQIHRENMGRALSPDMLATDLAYYLVRKGMPFRQAHEASGKAVFMAETKGVALNQLSLQELQTISPLFSGDVNHVWDYGHSVEQYEALGGTARSSVDWQIGQLRALLRAQQA; this is encoded by the exons ATG AGCGGGAAGCTATGGGGTGGCCGGTTTGTCGGCTCAGTGGACCCCATCATGGAGAAGTTCAACTCATCCATCACGTATGACCGGCACCTCTGGGAGGCAGACGTGCAAGGCAGCAAAGCCTACAGCCGGGGCCTGGAGAAGGCGGGGCTCCTCACCAAAGCTGAGATGGACCAGATACTCCATGGCCTGGACAAG GTAGCTGAGGAATGGGCTCAGGGCACCTTCAAACTAAACCCCAATGATGAGGACATCCATACGGCCAATGAGCGACGTCTGAAG gagCTCATTGGTGAAACCGCGGGGAAGCTGCACACGGGACGAAGTCGGAATGACCAG GTGGTCACTGACCTCAGGCTGTGGATGCGGCAGAATTGTTCCACGCTCTCAGCCCTCCTCTGCGAACTCATCAGAACCATGGTGGATCGGGCAGAGGC GGAACGTGATGTCCTCTTCCCAGGGTACACACACCTGCAAAGAGCTCAGCCCATCCGCTGGAGCCACTGGATCCTGAG CCATGCCGTGGCTCTGACCAGAGACTCTGAAAGGCTGCTGGAGGTGCGGAAGCGGATCAATGTCCTGCCCCTGGGGAG CGGGGCGATTGCAGGCAACCCCCTGGGTGTGGACCGGGAGCTGCTCCGAGCAG AACTGGACTTTGAGGCCATCACTCTCAACAGCATGGATGCCACCAGTGAGCGAGACTTTGTGG CCGAGTTCCTGTTCTGGGCTTCACTGTGCATGACCCACCTCAGCAGGATGGCTGAGGATCTCATCCTCTATGGCACCAAGGAATTCAGCTTCGTGCAGCTCTCAGATGCCTACAG CCCCAACATCTCTGTCTCCAGCACTGGAAGCAGCCTGATGCCCCAGAAGAAAAACCCAGATAGCCTGGAGCTGATCCGGAGCAAGGCGGGGCGAGTGTTTGGGCGG tGTGCTGGGCTCCTGATGACACTCAAGGGACTTCCGAGCACCTACAACAAGGACTTACAG GAGGACAAGGAAGCCGTGTTTGAAGTGTCCGACACCATGAGTGCCGTCCTCCAAGTGGCCACTGGCGTCATCTCTACCTTGCAG ATTCACCGTGAGAACATGGGACGGGCTCTGAGTCCTGACATGCTGGCCACTGACCTCGCCTACTACCTGGTCCGCAAAGGG ATGCCATTCCGCCAGGCCCACGAGGCCTCCGGGAAAGCCGTGTTCATGGCCGAGACCAAGGGGGTCGCCCTCAATCAGCTGTCACTGCAGGAGCTGCAGACCATCAG CCCTCTGTTCTCGGGAGACGTGAACCACGTGTGGGACTACGGACACAGCGTGGAGCAGTACGAGGCCCTGGGGGGCACCGCGCGCTCCAGTGTCGACTGGCAGATCGGCCAACTGCGAGCTCTCCTCCGGGCACAACAGGCCTAA
- the ASL gene encoding argininosuccinate lyase isoform X3 — protein MASESGKLWGGRFVGSVDPIMEKFNSSITYDRHLWEADVQGSKAYSRGLEKAGLLTKAEMDQILHGLDKVAEEWAQGTFKLNPNDEDIHTANERRLKELIGETAGKLHTGRSRNDQVVTDLRLWMRQNCSTLSALLCELIRTMVDRAEAERDVLFPGYTHLQRAQPIRWSHWILSHAVALTRDSERLLEVRKRINVLPLGSGAIAGNPLGVDRELLRAELDFEAITLNSMDATSERDFVAEFLFWASLCMTHLSRMAEDLILYGTKEFSFVQLSDAYSTGSSLMPQKKNPDSLELIRSKAGRVFGRCAGLLMTLKGLPSTYNKDLQEDKEAVFEVSDTMSAVLQVATGVISTLQIHRENMGRALSPDMLATDLAYYLVRKGMPFRQAHEASGKAVFMAETKGVALNQLSLQELQTISPLFSGDVNHVWDYGHSVEQYEALGGTARSSVDWQIGQLRALLRAQQA, from the exons AGCGGGAAGCTATGGGGTGGCCGGTTTGTCGGCTCAGTGGACCCCATCATGGAGAAGTTCAACTCATCCATCACGTATGACCGGCACCTCTGGGAGGCAGACGTGCAAGGCAGCAAAGCCTACAGCCGGGGCCTGGAGAAGGCGGGGCTCCTCACCAAAGCTGAGATGGACCAGATACTCCATGGCCTGGACAAG GTAGCTGAGGAATGGGCTCAGGGCACCTTCAAACTAAACCCCAATGATGAGGACATCCATACGGCCAATGAGCGACGTCTGAAG gagCTCATTGGTGAAACCGCGGGGAAGCTGCACACGGGACGAAGTCGGAATGACCAG GTGGTCACTGACCTCAGGCTGTGGATGCGGCAGAATTGTTCCACGCTCTCAGCCCTCCTCTGCGAACTCATCAGAACCATGGTGGATCGGGCAGAGGC GGAACGTGATGTCCTCTTCCCAGGGTACACACACCTGCAAAGAGCTCAGCCCATCCGCTGGAGCCACTGGATCCTGAG CCATGCCGTGGCTCTGACCAGAGACTCTGAAAGGCTGCTGGAGGTGCGGAAGCGGATCAATGTCCTGCCCCTGGGGAG CGGGGCGATTGCAGGCAACCCCCTGGGTGTGGACCGGGAGCTGCTCCGAGCAG AACTGGACTTTGAGGCCATCACTCTCAACAGCATGGATGCCACCAGTGAGCGAGACTTTGTGG CCGAGTTCCTGTTCTGGGCTTCACTGTGCATGACCCACCTCAGCAGGATGGCTGAGGATCTCATCCTCTATGGCACCAAGGAATTCAGCTTCGTGCAGCTCTCAGATGCCTACAG CACTGGAAGCAGCCTGATGCCCCAGAAGAAAAACCCAGATAGCCTGGAGCTGATCCGGAGCAAGGCGGGGCGAGTGTTTGGGCGG tGTGCTGGGCTCCTGATGACACTCAAGGGACTTCCGAGCACCTACAACAAGGACTTACAG GAGGACAAGGAAGCCGTGTTTGAAGTGTCCGACACCATGAGTGCCGTCCTCCAAGTGGCCACTGGCGTCATCTCTACCTTGCAG ATTCACCGTGAGAACATGGGACGGGCTCTGAGTCCTGACATGCTGGCCACTGACCTCGCCTACTACCTGGTCCGCAAAGGG ATGCCATTCCGCCAGGCCCACGAGGCCTCCGGGAAAGCCGTGTTCATGGCCGAGACCAAGGGGGTCGCCCTCAATCAGCTGTCACTGCAGGAGCTGCAGACCATCAG CCCTCTGTTCTCGGGAGACGTGAACCACGTGTGGGACTACGGACACAGCGTGGAGCAGTACGAGGCCCTGGGGGGCACCGCGCGCTCCAGTGTCGACTGGCAGATCGGCCAACTGCGAGCTCTCCTCCGGGCACAACAGGCCTAA
- the ASL gene encoding argininosuccinate lyase isoform X1 has translation MASESGKLWGGRFVGSVDPIMEKFNSSITYDRHLWEADVQGSKAYSRGLEKAGLLTKAEMDQILHGLDKVAEEWAQGTFKLNPNDEDIHTANERRLKELIGETAGKLHTGRSRNDQVVTDLRLWMRQNCSTLSALLCELIRTMVDRAEAERDVLFPGYTHLQRAQPIRWSHWILSHAVALTRDSERLLEVRKRINVLPLGSGAIAGNPLGVDRELLRAELDFEAITLNSMDATSERDFVAEFLFWASLCMTHLSRMAEDLILYGTKEFSFVQLSDAYSPNISVSSTGSSLMPQKKNPDSLELIRSKAGRVFGRCAGLLMTLKGLPSTYNKDLQEDKEAVFEVSDTMSAVLQVATGVISTLQIHRENMGRALSPDMLATDLAYYLVRKGMPFRQAHEASGKAVFMAETKGVALNQLSLQELQTISPLFSGDVNHVWDYGHSVEQYEALGGTARSSVDWQIGQLRALLRAQQA, from the exons AGCGGGAAGCTATGGGGTGGCCGGTTTGTCGGCTCAGTGGACCCCATCATGGAGAAGTTCAACTCATCCATCACGTATGACCGGCACCTCTGGGAGGCAGACGTGCAAGGCAGCAAAGCCTACAGCCGGGGCCTGGAGAAGGCGGGGCTCCTCACCAAAGCTGAGATGGACCAGATACTCCATGGCCTGGACAAG GTAGCTGAGGAATGGGCTCAGGGCACCTTCAAACTAAACCCCAATGATGAGGACATCCATACGGCCAATGAGCGACGTCTGAAG gagCTCATTGGTGAAACCGCGGGGAAGCTGCACACGGGACGAAGTCGGAATGACCAG GTGGTCACTGACCTCAGGCTGTGGATGCGGCAGAATTGTTCCACGCTCTCAGCCCTCCTCTGCGAACTCATCAGAACCATGGTGGATCGGGCAGAGGC GGAACGTGATGTCCTCTTCCCAGGGTACACACACCTGCAAAGAGCTCAGCCCATCCGCTGGAGCCACTGGATCCTGAG CCATGCCGTGGCTCTGACCAGAGACTCTGAAAGGCTGCTGGAGGTGCGGAAGCGGATCAATGTCCTGCCCCTGGGGAG CGGGGCGATTGCAGGCAACCCCCTGGGTGTGGACCGGGAGCTGCTCCGAGCAG AACTGGACTTTGAGGCCATCACTCTCAACAGCATGGATGCCACCAGTGAGCGAGACTTTGTGG CCGAGTTCCTGTTCTGGGCTTCACTGTGCATGACCCACCTCAGCAGGATGGCTGAGGATCTCATCCTCTATGGCACCAAGGAATTCAGCTTCGTGCAGCTCTCAGATGCCTACAG CCCCAACATCTCTGTCTCCAGCACTGGAAGCAGCCTGATGCCCCAGAAGAAAAACCCAGATAGCCTGGAGCTGATCCGGAGCAAGGCGGGGCGAGTGTTTGGGCGG tGTGCTGGGCTCCTGATGACACTCAAGGGACTTCCGAGCACCTACAACAAGGACTTACAG GAGGACAAGGAAGCCGTGTTTGAAGTGTCCGACACCATGAGTGCCGTCCTCCAAGTGGCCACTGGCGTCATCTCTACCTTGCAG ATTCACCGTGAGAACATGGGACGGGCTCTGAGTCCTGACATGCTGGCCACTGACCTCGCCTACTACCTGGTCCGCAAAGGG ATGCCATTCCGCCAGGCCCACGAGGCCTCCGGGAAAGCCGTGTTCATGGCCGAGACCAAGGGGGTCGCCCTCAATCAGCTGTCACTGCAGGAGCTGCAGACCATCAG CCCTCTGTTCTCGGGAGACGTGAACCACGTGTGGGACTACGGACACAGCGTGGAGCAGTACGAGGCCCTGGGGGGCACCGCGCGCTCCAGTGTCGACTGGCAGATCGGCCAACTGCGAGCTCTCCTCCGGGCACAACAGGCCTAA